A single genomic interval of Armatimonadota bacterium harbors:
- a CDS encoding PEP-CTERM sorting domain-containing protein (PEP-CTERM proteins occur, often in large numbers, in the proteomes of bacteria that also encode an exosortase, a predicted intramembrane cysteine proteinase. The presence of a PEP-CTERM domain at a protein's C-terminus predicts cleavage within the sorting domain, followed by covalent anchoring to some some component of the (usually Gram-negative) cell surface. Many PEP-CTERM proteins exhibit an unusual sequence composition that includes large numbers of potential glycosylation sites. Expression of one such protein has been shown restore the ability of a bacterium to form floc, a type of biofilm.) yields GQGAPELGYDKRMFGPGDLRIDIGSMTIGVGLRLDDLLWAQNPSAKQSQYQVYGTDNKVLNMRSRDAGTLGDVELNPTWARAGNQSLAAGDIRNSAFFVSGSGTSIGNADVDYAYTGVTYNGAKVFAYKVSVPWELLGQNAKNYSFTASWRPDCGNDVLGANFRGSLVGTTSSVPEPGSVVALTSGLIGFIGSKKRR; encoded by the coding sequence CCGGCCAGGGCGCGCCCGAACTGGGTTACGACAAGCGCATGTTCGGCCCCGGCGACCTCAGGATCGATATCGGCAGCATGACAATAGGCGTCGGCCTGCGGCTCGACGATCTGCTCTGGGCGCAAAACCCTTCAGCAAAGCAATCGCAGTATCAGGTATACGGCACTGACAACAAAGTCTTGAATATGCGCTCCCGCGACGCAGGCACCCTTGGCGATGTCGAGCTCAACCCGACCTGGGCCAGAGCCGGAAACCAGAGTCTTGCAGCGGGCGACATAAGAAACTCTGCATTTTTCGTCAGCGGCAGCGGGACATCTATCGGCAACGCCGATGTGGACTATGCATATACCGGCGTAACATATAACGGCGCAAAGGTCTTTGCATATAAAGTCAGTGTCCCTTGGGAACTGCTCGGCCAGAACGCAAAGAACTATTCTTTCACCGCTTCATGGCGGCCCGACTGCGGAAATGATGTTCTCGGCGCCAACTTTCGCGGCTCCCTAGTAGGCACAACTTCTTCAGTCCCTGAGCCGGGTAGTGTAGTCGCACTGACAAGCGGATTGATCGGCTTCATCGGATCCAAAAAGCGCAGGTAG